Proteins encoded by one window of Hyphomicrobium nitrativorans NL23:
- a CDS encoding Hpt domain-containing protein: MSLQSARTSRLRHVRALAGTPNPALGGTLEPIDRVHLSRYTLGSPDLEREILGLFVAQLPLSIEQLRFAVTDREWQVAAHTIKGSARAVGAGQVGELALEAEQLPAVEDASERARILAALEEAAETVRAYVAGAFGPGASLA, from the coding sequence ATGAGTCTCCAAAGCGCGCGTACCTCTCGCCTCCGCCATGTCCGGGCTCTTGCCGGCACGCCCAATCCGGCGCTGGGCGGGACCTTGGAGCCAATCGACCGCGTGCACCTTTCCCGCTACACGCTTGGAAGCCCCGACCTCGAACGGGAAATCCTGGGGCTTTTCGTGGCGCAGCTTCCGCTCAGCATCGAGCAACTGCGCTTTGCCGTGACCGATCGGGAATGGCAGGTCGCCGCCCACACCATCAAGGGCTCGGCGCGCGCGGTGGGCGCAGGGCAGGTGGGCGAACTCGCCCTCGAAGCCGAACAGCTTCCGGCCGTCGAGGATGCGTCCGAACGGGCCCGGATTCTGGCCGCTCTGGAAGAGGCCGCCGAGACCGTTCGCGCCTACGTTGCCGGCGCGTTTGGCCCCGGCGCGTCGCTCGCATAA